The following are encoded together in the Candidatus Tumulicola sp. genome:
- a CDS encoding carboxypeptidase-like regulatory domain-containing protein, with protein sequence MRALLVTAVLAVASLLPVAGVAGTTGALAGTVRISHPNSQAPIAGATVTITSEVQKEQTTTDARGYFCFVSLAPGSYVVSVSRYGYENAGSTVLISADNESRLTVELRPQILHVVVDGPGLMTNFVRPGVVSDVYSIPSEWPFYSFDGHDIYALHFIPGVTFGAGPALSR encoded by the coding sequence ATGAGGGCTTTGCTGGTCACGGCCGTGTTGGCCGTCGCGTCGTTGCTCCCGGTTGCCGGCGTTGCCGGTACGACGGGCGCGCTGGCTGGCACCGTAAGAATTTCACATCCAAATTCGCAGGCACCGATCGCCGGCGCAACCGTGACCATTACATCTGAAGTCCAAAAAGAACAAACGACAACCGACGCACGTGGGTATTTTTGCTTTGTCTCACTTGCGCCGGGCTCGTACGTTGTCAGCGTATCCCGGTACGGCTACGAGAACGCAGGAAGCACCGTGTTGATTAGTGCCGACAACGAATCGCGGCTCACTGTCGAGCTGCGCCCGCAGATCCTGCACGTGGTGGTGGATGGGCCTGGGCTGATGACGAATTTCGTACGGCCGGGCGTCGTCTCCGACGTGTATTCGATCCCCTCGGAGTGGCCGTTCTACAGCTTCGATGGGCACGACATTTACGCGCTGCACTTCATTCCCGGCGTAACATTCGGTGCCGGACCGGCGCTCTCGCGATGA
- the groL gene encoding chaperonin GroEL (60 kDa chaperone family; promotes refolding of misfolded polypeptides especially under stressful conditions; forms two stacked rings of heptamers to form a barrel-shaped 14mer; ends can be capped by GroES; misfolded proteins enter the barrel where they are refolded when GroES binds), which yields MAAKQIVFDENARRALERGANLLADAVKVTLGPKGRNVVLDKKFGSPTITNDGVTIAKEIELADVFENMGAQLVKEVASKTNDIAGDGTTTATVLAQAIIREGLRNVTAGSNPLLIKRGIEKAVQIAVGEMESFKQVVDTKEKIAQVASISANDKEIGDLVGLAMEKVGKDGVITVEESKTLKTEVETKDGMQFDKGYISPYMVTDSERMEAVLDDPYILVTERKISAIADILPLLEKVVQVQKPLLIIAEDVEGEALATLVVNKLRGTFTSVAVKAPGFGDRRKEMLKDIATLTGATVISEELGLKLDKVTPEQLGRAKRVTVNKEETTIVDGGGKPEAIKGRIEMIKKQVEDTDSDFDREKLQERLAKLSGGVAVIQVGAATETELKEKKHRIEDALSATRAAVQEGMIPGGGSSLVHAVKAINKYEPPKTNGHASTWADEKIGIDIIRKALEEPLKQIAYNAGFEGSVEVNNVRSKSAPMGFDAMSGEIVDMFKAGIVEPLKVTRSALQNAASIGALILTTETLIADKPEPKKDGGGGMPGGGGGMGGYDMM from the coding sequence ATGGCTGCAAAGCAAATCGTATTCGACGAGAACGCACGGCGCGCGTTAGAGCGCGGCGCCAATCTCTTGGCCGACGCTGTTAAGGTAACGCTCGGGCCGAAGGGGCGCAACGTCGTTCTCGACAAGAAATTCGGATCGCCTACGATCACCAACGACGGCGTCACGATCGCTAAGGAAATCGAGTTGGCCGACGTGTTCGAGAACATGGGCGCGCAGCTCGTTAAGGAAGTCGCCTCAAAAACCAACGACATCGCCGGCGACGGCACGACCACCGCAACCGTGCTCGCGCAAGCGATCATTCGCGAAGGCCTGCGCAACGTCACCGCCGGCAGCAACCCGTTGCTGATCAAGCGCGGCATCGAGAAGGCCGTGCAGATCGCGGTCGGCGAGATGGAATCGTTCAAACAAGTCGTCGACACCAAAGAGAAGATCGCGCAAGTCGCGTCGATCTCGGCCAACGACAAAGAGATCGGCGATCTCGTCGGACTGGCGATGGAAAAGGTCGGCAAAGACGGCGTCATCACGGTTGAAGAATCGAAGACGTTAAAAACCGAAGTCGAAACCAAAGACGGCATGCAGTTCGATAAGGGCTACATTTCGCCGTACATGGTGACCGACTCCGAGCGCATGGAAGCCGTACTCGACGATCCGTACATTCTCGTGACCGAGCGCAAAATTTCGGCCATCGCCGACATCCTGCCGCTTCTCGAGAAGGTCGTCCAAGTGCAGAAGCCGCTGCTGATCATCGCCGAAGACGTCGAAGGCGAAGCCCTCGCGACGCTGGTGGTCAATAAGCTGCGCGGTACGTTCACGTCGGTTGCCGTCAAGGCGCCCGGCTTCGGCGACCGCCGTAAAGAAATGCTCAAGGACATCGCGACGCTCACCGGAGCGACCGTGATTTCCGAAGAGCTCGGACTCAAGCTCGACAAAGTCACTCCCGAACAGCTCGGCCGCGCCAAGCGCGTCACCGTAAATAAGGAAGAGACGACGATCGTCGATGGCGGCGGCAAGCCCGAGGCTATCAAGGGTCGCATCGAAATGATCAAAAAGCAGGTCGAGGATACCGATTCGGACTTCGATCGCGAGAAGCTACAAGAGCGTCTTGCCAAGTTGTCGGGCGGCGTCGCCGTGATTCAAGTCGGTGCTGCCACCGAAACCGAGCTTAAAGAGAAGAAGCACCGCATCGAGGACGCGCTTAGCGCGACCCGCGCTGCCGTGCAAGAAGGCATGATCCCCGGCGGCGGAAGCTCGCTGGTACATGCGGTTAAGGCGATCAACAAATACGAGCCGCCGAAGACCAACGGACACGCCAGCACCTGGGCCGACGAAAAAATCGGCATCGACATTATCCGCAAAGCGCTCGAAGAGCCCCTCAAGCAAATCGCGTATAACGCGGGCTTCGAGGGTTCGGTCGAGGTGAATAACGTCCGGAGCAAATCCGCTCCGATGGGATTCGACGCGATGTCGGGCGAGATCGTCGATATGTTCAAAGCCGGTATCGTGGAACCGCTTAAGGTAACGCGCTCGGCACTGCAGAACGCGGCGTCGATCGGCGCCCTGATTCTTACCACCGAAACCCTTATCGCCGACAAGCCCGAGCCGAAAAAAGACGGCGGCGGCGGAATGCCGGGCGGCGGCGGCGGCATGGGCGGCTACGACATGATGTAG
- the groES gene encoding co-chaperone GroES, producing MNLKPLHDNVVIEHVEQDDKTTGGIFLPDTAKEKPQEGVIRAIGDGRVLENGTKLGMSVKVGNRVLYRKYSGSEVKIDGTEYLIIPEKDILAVVDKVAAGV from the coding sequence GTGAATCTCAAGCCCTTGCACGATAACGTCGTTATCGAGCACGTCGAGCAAGACGATAAAACGACGGGCGGCATTTTTCTGCCCGACACCGCTAAAGAGAAGCCCCAAGAGGGCGTGATCCGGGCCATCGGCGATGGCCGCGTGCTGGAAAACGGCACGAAGCTCGGTATGAGCGTCAAAGTCGGTAATCGCGTTCTCTATCGCAAGTATTCGGGTAGCGAAGTCAAGATCGACGGCACCGAATACCTCATTATTCCTGAAAAAGATATCCTCGCTGTCGTCGACAAAGTCGCGGCCGGCGTCTAA
- the alr gene encoding alanine racemase — protein MSARVVVSLAALAHNAVALRDLVGAGHAAFVVKSNAYGHGLVETAKTVEPFAVRLCVYAPGEGLALREAGIAIPILVLGPVEPHDADAAVAANLECALWDTGEFAHALAAAAHAHRTRAGVHVKINTGLNRLGLEPHELADALEDYLRRPELRVAGVFSHLSSAEELDSPSTMRQLETFEQAMAPAAPLFEQHGISPIRHIAASAAAMLWPQTRLDMSRFGIALYGLWPSQQTREAMNSHGLDLQPALSMTSTLAVTRSVPAGSPIGYGASYHAPRDMRVGVVPAGYADGIPRLLSNRGSFLVDGALCPIVGRVAMNVTEIDLTRAPNAHAGSTVTLIGRDGDASVTADDWAAWSETINYEIVARLPSELPRDYED, from the coding sequence GTGAGCGCGCGCGTCGTGGTTTCGCTAGCTGCGCTTGCGCACAACGCCGTCGCGTTACGCGACTTGGTTGGCGCCGGTCACGCCGCCTTCGTCGTTAAAAGCAATGCGTACGGCCACGGACTGGTCGAAACCGCAAAAACCGTCGAACCGTTTGCCGTTCGATTGTGCGTGTACGCACCCGGCGAAGGCCTCGCATTGCGCGAAGCCGGCATCGCCATTCCGATTTTGGTGCTCGGACCCGTCGAGCCGCACGACGCCGATGCAGCCGTTGCGGCCAACTTGGAATGCGCGCTATGGGACACCGGCGAGTTCGCCCACGCGCTCGCAGCCGCGGCGCACGCGCACCGAACGCGCGCAGGCGTGCACGTAAAGATCAACACCGGATTGAACCGGCTCGGTCTCGAGCCGCACGAATTGGCCGATGCGCTGGAAGATTATTTGCGACGGCCCGAGCTACGCGTCGCGGGCGTCTTTTCGCATTTGTCGTCGGCCGAGGAACTGGACTCGCCCTCGACGATGCGACAACTAGAAACGTTCGAACAAGCTATGGCGCCGGCAGCACCGCTCTTCGAACAACACGGCATCTCGCCGATACGGCACATCGCCGCATCGGCAGCCGCCATGCTGTGGCCACAAACGCGTTTGGATATGTCCCGGTTCGGCATCGCGCTGTACGGATTGTGGCCGTCGCAGCAAACCCGCGAAGCGATGAACTCCCACGGACTAGATCTGCAACCGGCGCTATCGATGACCTCGACGCTGGCGGTCACCCGCAGCGTACCCGCCGGGTCGCCGATCGGCTACGGCGCGAGCTATCACGCTCCGCGCGATATGCGCGTCGGCGTCGTTCCGGCCGGGTACGCCGACGGTATCCCGCGACTGCTTTCAAATCGAGGATCGTTTTTGGTCGACGGCGCGCTCTGTCCGATCGTCGGACGCGTCGCGATGAACGTCACCGAAATCGACCTGACCCGCGCGCCGAACGCGCACGCAGGCTCTACCGTCACGTTGATCGGCCGAGACGGTGACGCGAGCGTTACCGCCGACGATTGGGCGGCGTGGAGCGAAACGATCAACTATGAAATCGTCGCGCGGCTACCCTCAGAACTGCCGCGGGATTACGAGGACTAA
- a CDS encoding 1-(5-phosphoribosyl)-5-[(5-phosphoribosylamino)methylideneamino] imidazole-4-carboxamide isomerase gives MIVIPAIDLRGGKCVRMEGGDPSTTATYDGDPAERAKAFVQAGATRLHVIDLDGAFGSGENLSAIEGICSAVNVPVQTGGGLRAVRHAEAAIDAGAAEIIIGTLLVEDERLSRHIISRFPGRVLAGIDARGTQVATHGWQERTPVNRDALVKRVAQWGVTRVIFTEIQHDGMGAGYDIDALNAVANAAEVLITASGGARSINDLLTLKREVPLTVDSCIVGSALYKGTLDLRAAIEAVA, from the coding sequence GTGATCGTTATTCCCGCGATCGATTTGCGCGGCGGAAAATGCGTGCGGATGGAAGGCGGCGACCCCTCCACCACCGCGACGTACGACGGCGACCCCGCCGAGCGCGCCAAAGCGTTCGTGCAGGCCGGCGCGACGCGATTACACGTGATCGATCTCGACGGCGCCTTTGGATCGGGCGAAAATCTCTCGGCCATCGAGGGCATCTGTTCTGCAGTCAACGTGCCGGTGCAAACCGGCGGCGGCCTGCGGGCCGTTCGGCACGCGGAAGCGGCGATCGACGCCGGCGCAGCCGAAATCATCATCGGAACGCTGCTGGTTGAAGACGAGCGCCTCTCGCGCCACATCATCAGTCGCTTTCCGGGCCGCGTGTTGGCCGGCATCGACGCGCGCGGAACGCAAGTCGCCACCCACGGCTGGCAAGAGCGAACGCCCGTCAATCGCGATGCGTTGGTGAAACGCGTAGCGCAATGGGGCGTAACCCGCGTCATCTTCACCGAAATTCAGCACGACGGAATGGGCGCGGGTTACGATATCGACGCGCTCAACGCGGTTGCCAATGCGGCCGAAGTGTTGATTACGGCGTCGGGGGGTGCGCGCAGTATCAACGATTTGCTGACGCTCAAGCGCGAAGTGCCGCTAACCGTCGATTCGTGCATCGTCGGTAGCGCGCTGTATAAAGGCACGCTCGACCTGCGCGCGGCGATCGAAGCCGTCGCGTAG
- a CDS encoding citrate/2-methylcitrate synthase gives MPTVVDRGLEGVVVGSTQLSNVQGTTGRLTYRGYDIDDLAPNATFEEVVHLLLYGRLPNRIELETLRRELGTRRSLPEPLISSMQNVPKSAWPMDVLRTIVSGLGLFSPVNAHGEHLSDVHTAIELVAKMPTIVAAWDRIRRGLEPVDPRADLSQAANFLYMRSGKVPHAIEAGALDRYFVLLADHSFNASTFAARVAASTRADVYASVTAALATLQGDLHGGAASASYHTLTEVREPENAEQYVRDALARNERIMGMGHREYKVRDPRARHLEEMAHKLADHQGSSRWYEIAHSLEEASRKVLQEKKPDNTIYANVDFYTAPVLADLNIPGDEFTCLFACGRIAGWTGHILEQLADNRLIRPQATYDGPPAGPFVPIDKRDGTVARNS, from the coding sequence TTGCCAACCGTTGTCGATCGCGGCCTAGAAGGCGTCGTCGTCGGATCAACCCAGCTCAGTAACGTTCAAGGCACGACCGGCCGGTTAACCTATCGCGGTTACGACATCGACGATCTCGCGCCGAACGCAACGTTCGAAGAAGTCGTGCACTTGCTGTTGTACGGCCGCCTTCCGAACCGGATCGAACTGGAAACGCTGCGTCGCGAGCTGGGCACCCGGCGTTCGTTGCCGGAGCCGCTCATCAGCTCGATGCAGAACGTGCCCAAATCGGCGTGGCCGATGGACGTGCTGCGTACCATCGTAAGTGGGTTAGGTTTGTTTTCGCCCGTCAACGCGCATGGCGAGCATTTATCCGACGTGCACACGGCCATCGAGCTGGTCGCCAAAATGCCGACCATCGTGGCGGCGTGGGATCGCATCCGCCGCGGATTGGAGCCGGTCGACCCGCGCGCCGATCTGTCGCAAGCCGCGAACTTCTTATATATGCGTTCGGGTAAGGTCCCGCACGCTATCGAAGCCGGTGCGCTCGACCGGTACTTCGTGTTGCTCGCCGATCACTCGTTCAACGCATCGACGTTTGCCGCGCGAGTCGCCGCGTCGACCCGTGCCGACGTCTACGCGTCGGTTACGGCGGCGCTCGCGACCCTGCAAGGCGATCTGCACGGCGGTGCCGCCAGCGCGTCCTATCATACGCTGACCGAAGTCCGCGAGCCAGAAAACGCCGAGCAATACGTTCGAGATGCGCTGGCACGCAACGAGCGCATCATGGGCATGGGGCATCGCGAATATAAAGTGCGCGATCCACGTGCGCGGCACTTAGAAGAGATGGCGCATAAGCTGGCCGACCATCAAGGTTCGAGCCGCTGGTACGAGATCGCGCACAGTTTAGAAGAAGCCAGCCGCAAAGTGTTGCAAGAGAAAAAGCCGGACAACACAATTTACGCCAACGTGGATTTCTACACGGCGCCCGTGTTGGCCGATCTCAACATCCCAGGCGACGAGTTTACGTGTCTGTTTGCGTGCGGCCGGATCGCAGGATGGACCGGGCATATTTTGGAGCAGTTAGCCGATAATCGTCTCATCCGTCCGCAAGCGACGTACGATGGCCCGCCGGCAGGACCGTTCGTCCCGATCGACAAGCGCGACGGCACCGTGGCAAGGAACTCTTGA
- a CDS encoding D-alanine--D-alanine ligase: protein MKRQAKVAVVMGGNSAERDISKNTGTGVLRALASLGYDATPIEYDDRFFDAIRSLAPDAVFNALHGPGGEDGHVQALLDYLSIPYTGSGVEASSLSMDKHLTKKLLAAEGLPTAAWDLFDLSGGTLPLLPGSLDPPLVVKPRFEGSAIGVVIVRTHEQWTAAMLSASKSYSQILAEEFIEGREFTCAVLGEEALPIVEIVPNRDAFYTFDAKYEPGGSTHIVPAQIDEDLAARLQMLALSAHRLLGLRDCSRTDFIVSNDQRPQILEINSLPGLTATSIFPEACASVGITYEALVDRLLGYALARGDMRDAVA from the coding sequence ATGAAGCGTCAAGCCAAGGTCGCAGTCGTGATGGGCGGCAACAGCGCCGAACGCGACATCTCGAAAAATACCGGAACGGGCGTGCTGCGCGCGCTAGCGTCGCTCGGGTACGACGCGACGCCGATCGAATACGACGATCGCTTTTTCGACGCAATCCGTTCGCTCGCGCCGGATGCGGTGTTCAACGCGCTGCACGGCCCGGGTGGCGAAGACGGCCACGTGCAAGCGCTGCTCGATTACCTCTCGATCCCGTACACGGGCAGCGGCGTCGAAGCGTCGTCGCTGTCGATGGACAAGCACCTGACGAAGAAACTGCTGGCTGCCGAAGGTCTGCCGACTGCAGCATGGGATTTGTTCGATTTGAGCGGCGGCACGTTGCCACTGCTGCCGGGTTCGCTCGATCCGCCGCTGGTCGTAAAGCCGCGTTTCGAAGGTTCGGCCATCGGCGTCGTGATCGTGCGCACGCACGAACAATGGACGGCGGCGATGTTGTCGGCCTCGAAATCGTATTCGCAGATTTTGGCTGAAGAGTTTATCGAGGGTCGCGAGTTTACATGTGCGGTGTTGGGCGAAGAAGCGTTGCCGATCGTGGAAATCGTGCCGAACCGCGATGCGTTCTATACCTTCGACGCCAAATACGAACCGGGCGGGAGCACGCACATCGTACCGGCGCAGATCGACGAAGATCTTGCCGCGCGCTTACAAATGCTCGCGCTGTCGGCACACCGGCTGCTCGGGCTTCGCGACTGCTCGCGAACGGATTTCATCGTTAGCAACGATCAGCGTCCGCAGATACTCGAAATAAATTCGCTGCCGGGCTTGACGGCCACCAGCATCTTCCCGGAAGCCTGTGCGAGTGTTGGCATCACCTATGAGGCGTTGGTCGACCGTCTACTCGGCTATGCGCTCGCTCGCGGCGACATGCGTGACGCGGTCGCGTAA
- the murB gene encoding UDP-N-acetylmuramate dehydrogenase has translation MSLTTERAMASLLDDDDRASLRSIAGTRAAFDESLAPYTSWKIGGPADALMTLESEDELAAVLELVRRRKLPWFVIGAGSNVLVGDGGIRGVVLRLAGAFADVTVRTDGEQVVIEAGASAGMATVTARAASAGATGIDALSGIPGTVGGSLRMNAGTDREIGEFVRAVWIQSPSRPAPHAVSVQYQYRRSSLARDAVVARATLAFERGEPQEVRGVMQSRLVRRKHTQPIALPNAGSCFRNPADDKAARLIEAAGAKGWREGGAEVSPLHANFINNVGGASARDVAVLLARVRRCVAERFGVDLQLEVHLVGVFVDR, from the coding sequence GTGAGCCTGACGACCGAACGCGCTATGGCGTCGCTGTTGGACGACGACGATCGAGCCTCGCTTCGATCTATCGCAGGCACGCGCGCCGCATTCGACGAGTCGCTCGCGCCGTACACATCGTGGAAAATCGGCGGCCCGGCCGACGCCTTGATGACGCTCGAGTCGGAAGATGAGTTAGCCGCCGTCCTGGAGCTCGTGCGACGTCGCAAATTGCCGTGGTTCGTAATCGGCGCCGGCAGCAACGTGTTGGTTGGCGACGGGGGCATACGCGGAGTCGTTCTGCGGCTGGCCGGCGCGTTTGCGGACGTCACCGTTCGCACCGATGGCGAGCAGGTCGTAATCGAAGCTGGGGCCTCGGCCGGGATGGCGACGGTGACCGCGAGAGCGGCGTCGGCCGGCGCCACCGGTATCGATGCGCTTTCGGGCATCCCCGGAACGGTCGGTGGCTCGTTGCGGATGAACGCGGGGACGGATCGTGAAATCGGCGAGTTCGTGCGGGCCGTGTGGATCCAATCGCCATCGCGTCCGGCGCCGCACGCGGTATCGGTGCAGTATCAGTACCGCCGCTCCTCGCTGGCGCGGGATGCAGTCGTCGCGCGTGCCACCTTAGCCTTCGAGCGCGGCGAGCCGCAAGAGGTGCGTGGCGTCATGCAATCGCGGCTCGTTCGGCGCAAGCACACGCAGCCGATCGCGCTGCCGAACGCAGGATCGTGCTTCCGCAATCCGGCGGACGATAAAGCGGCACGCCTCATCGAGGCGGCCGGTGCCAAGGGATGGCGCGAGGGCGGAGCGGAAGTCTCGCCGCTGCACGCCAACTTTATCAATAACGTCGGTGGCGCGAGCGCGCGAGACGTGGCCGTCTTGCTCGCGCGCGTTCGTCGTTGTGTCGCCGAACGTTTCGGCGTCGACTTACAACTCGAAGTGCATCTTGTCGGAGTATTCGTAGATCGATGA
- the murC gene encoding UDP-N-acetylmuramate--L-alanine ligase, giving the protein MRSERVHFVGVGGIGMSAIARVLLERGQAVSGSDSAPSLLLDRLSQEGVDVAIGHTADNVRDASIVVVSSAIDRNNPEFAAARRAGTTVLHRGEMLARLMQGRRGIAICGTHGKTTTTAMTHAVLRAGGIDAGLILGGIDGTLNTNAHDGTSPWFVTEADESDGSFALLEPDVAVVINVENDHLASDDELPALVRAFAEFLGKLPDRGAAIVGTDNVHSASLASHDLPVPVTRFGFGAQADVRATNLRFDRLGSQFDVIAGGACLGTAELPVPGAMNVQNALGAIAVARLLEVPFARVAEALRGFRSVRRRFDVLADVERMIVVDDYAHHPTAVAATIAAARGYHRGLLFVAFQPHRYSRTAFLAAQFAQALAGADRVYLAPVYAASEPAIPGVSERSIGKPLEAAGATVRYVPGVDALEDVLLDEAPAGTMVLMLGAGTITNVAHRLAQRVASVSPVAT; this is encoded by the coding sequence GTGAGGAGCGAGCGAGTTCATTTCGTCGGGGTCGGCGGGATCGGCATGAGTGCGATCGCACGGGTGCTGCTCGAACGCGGCCAAGCCGTTTCGGGTTCCGACTCGGCACCGTCGCTGCTGCTCGACCGCTTGAGCCAAGAGGGAGTCGACGTCGCGATCGGCCACACCGCCGACAACGTTCGCGACGCATCGATCGTGGTCGTCAGTTCCGCTATCGATCGCAACAATCCGGAGTTTGCGGCCGCGCGCCGCGCGGGGACGACGGTACTGCATCGCGGCGAGATGTTGGCGCGCCTCATGCAGGGTCGTCGCGGCATCGCGATTTGCGGAACGCACGGGAAGACGACCACCACCGCGATGACGCACGCGGTTCTTCGCGCGGGCGGAATCGACGCTGGGTTGATTTTAGGCGGAATCGACGGCACGCTGAACACGAATGCACACGACGGTACCTCGCCGTGGTTCGTTACCGAAGCTGATGAATCCGACGGTTCTTTCGCGTTGCTCGAGCCGGACGTTGCGGTCGTTATCAACGTTGAAAACGATCATCTCGCCAGCGACGACGAACTTCCGGCGCTCGTCCGCGCATTCGCGGAGTTTCTCGGCAAGCTTCCGGACCGCGGCGCCGCCATCGTCGGCACCGACAACGTGCACTCGGCATCCTTGGCGTCGCACGACTTGCCGGTTCCGGTAACGCGCTTCGGGTTCGGCGCGCAAGCCGATGTTCGCGCGACCAATCTGCGGTTCGATCGTCTCGGCTCGCAGTTCGACGTCATCGCCGGCGGCGCGTGTTTGGGAACGGCCGAACTACCGGTTCCCGGAGCGATGAACGTGCAGAATGCGTTGGGAGCGATTGCGGTCGCGCGTTTACTCGAAGTTCCCTTCGCACGAGTCGCCGAGGCGTTGCGCGGATTTCGCAGCGTGCGCCGCCGTTTCGACGTGCTGGCCGATGTCGAACGCATGATCGTGGTCGACGATTACGCCCATCATCCCACGGCAGTTGCTGCGACGATCGCCGCCGCCCGCGGCTATCATCGCGGACTGCTGTTCGTCGCGTTTCAGCCCCATCGTTATTCGCGCACGGCTTTCTTGGCCGCGCAGTTCGCGCAGGCGTTGGCCGGCGCCGACCGCGTGTATTTGGCACCCGTGTACGCGGCGTCCGAACCTGCGATCCCCGGCGTGAGCGAGCGTTCGATCGGCAAACCGCTAGAAGCTGCGGGCGCGACGGTGCGCTACGTGCCGGGTGTCGACGCACTCGAAGACGTACTACTCGACGAAGCGCCGGCCGGCACGATGGTATTAATGTTGGGCGCCGGCACGATCACCAACGTCGCGCACCGGCTAGCGCAACGCGTGGCATCCGTCTCGCCGGTGGCCACGTGA
- a CDS encoding UDP-N-acetylglucosamine--N-acetylmuramyl-(pentapeptide) pyrophosphoryl-undecaprenol N-acetylglucosamine transferase: MKVVFAAGGTGGHIYPALAIAGALRERFDATIDFVGTSDRLEARIVPAEGYRLYAVSAQPMFVAPKRTLVNAFANAWGVTQSARLLRRLRPDVVIATGGYVCFPVVAAAALLRRTGLSKAGIAMLEPNAAAGLTSRVTARWVDEVWGPFAGGDAGFAGKYVRTAVPVRPGLRQLPGRAAAAAAFGLDPAKPILFAMGGSQGARSINDALIAGLRAGAFPGWQAIVVTGDRDFDTYRAAERPGVEVRPYLDDPATAYAAADLVLARAGASTLAELAAVGKPAVLVPYPFAAADHQTSNAVEFAKGGAATVVSDRDVRDGGLIAALQGAMETVRLADAASAARRMAAEDPLAGIAARVERLASRTQRA, from the coding sequence GTGAAAGTCGTTTTCGCCGCCGGCGGCACCGGCGGTCACATTTATCCCGCGCTCGCGATTGCGGGCGCGTTGCGCGAGCGCTTCGACGCAACCATCGACTTCGTCGGGACGAGCGATCGTCTGGAAGCGCGGATCGTACCGGCAGAAGGCTATCGATTATATGCGGTGAGCGCACAACCGATGTTCGTCGCCCCGAAACGAACGCTCGTCAACGCTTTCGCCAATGCGTGGGGTGTGACGCAAAGTGCGCGGCTGTTGCGACGCTTACGACCGGACGTCGTCATCGCGACCGGTGGGTACGTCTGCTTTCCGGTCGTCGCGGCGGCCGCATTGTTGCGCCGCACCGGCCTATCGAAGGCCGGCATCGCGATGCTCGAACCGAACGCGGCTGCGGGTTTGACCAGCCGCGTCACCGCGCGCTGGGTCGACGAGGTATGGGGGCCGTTTGCGGGTGGGGACGCCGGATTCGCCGGCAAGTACGTGCGCACGGCAGTACCGGTGCGCCCCGGGCTGCGGCAACTTCCGGGCCGCGCTGCCGCGGCGGCGGCGTTCGGGCTCGATCCCGCCAAGCCGATTCTCTTCGCGATGGGCGGCAGCCAGGGTGCACGTTCGATCAACGATGCGCTGATTGCGGGACTGCGTGCCGGCGCGTTTCCCGGCTGGCAAGCCATCGTGGTGACGGGTGACCGTGACTTCGATACCTATCGCGCGGCGGAGCGTCCGGGGGTCGAAGTGCGGCCGTATCTCGACGACCCCGCGACCGCCTACGCCGCAGCCGACCTGGTGCTGGCTCGTGCCGGCGCCTCGACGTTGGCCGAATTGGCGGCTGTCGGAAAGCCGGCCGTCCTCGTGCCGTATCCGTTCGCCGCGGCCGACCATCAAACGAGCAACGCCGTCGAGTTCGCAAAAGGCGGCGCGGCGACCGTCGTTTCGGACCGAGACGTGCGCGATGGCGGGTTGATCGCTGCGCTGCAAGGTGCGATGGAGACGGTCCGTTTGGCGGATGCGGCTTCGGCGGCGCGGCGAATGGCTGCCGAAGATCCGCTTGCCGGCATCGCTGCCCGGGTCGAACGGCTAGCTTCGAGAACACAACGCGCGTGA